A segment of the Capra hircus breed San Clemente chromosome 19, ASM170441v1, whole genome shotgun sequence genome:
CACCAGTTGCCAGCTAAAAGGGGTGAATCGAAACGATAAGGCAACTAActgtagcacaaggaactatattcaacatcctgtgataaaccgtaatggaaagTAGCACagaaagaagaatatatatatgtatgtgtgtaggtatatataactgactcactttgctgctcAGCACAAatcaacattgcaaatcaactatacttcaactaaaaaatactgtaatttttaaaaagggctgAGTTGCCCCTTTTTATACAACAGGTGGTTGGTCTTGCTCACCTTGCCCTCAGTAAACCCCTTGAAAGGAAAAGTCAGCAGCGAGACACAGAGGGGACCTAGGTGGGGACACAGGGGGGACCACGCCAGGCAGCGAGCGCAGGAGGCCGGGCACCTGGCAGCAGGGACAGCTCGAGGGCGCCTGGCGTTTGAGGGAGACCCCGACACAAGCCCCTCCAGGGGCTCCAGACAAGCCCCTCTGGTCCTTGCCAAGTCCAGGTCGGGCTGTGGGCTCTTCCTGTCAGTCGCTGACTGGCACCAGAACATGGTCGCCCTGACGCTCTCTCCAGATTCTAGATTAGGAAGCCTGGGATGAACATTGTAGCCAGACTCTGGGCCAAACTCTGCATTTTACAGAGACAACTGCTACTCCAGGAAAAGGAAAGGACTCACCCCGAGTCAAAAGGCCATAGTCCAGAATGAATCTGTACAGAATATAGCCTGGAATCACACTGCGGGGCGCTCTCATCCCGCCTCGCCCACCCACACACTGTCTGCAAACTCCACATCCTTCAAGCTTCAGCTCAGTGgagcctcttccaggaagccttcccagcctccctcctctTTCAGGTCAGAGCTCGAGGCCCTCTCCTCAGACCCTGTGTGCCAGATAACCTCAGGCTGGACGGCTCTGGTTCTTCCTTATCCATACCACAGACACATGCTTCTCAAATGAAAGAAGAATGTCTAGTCTTCGGCCTCAGGTCCAGTGCTTGGCAGGGCACGGCGGACGTAGAGTGAAATTCGGAACCCATCTTGGGAAGCATGGAGGTCTCTCTGCTCGACCACTCAACCCTCTCACACGCTCTCTCTCTCACCTGCCTCTAAACAACTAAACCACCTACTCTCCAGACCACTCAGCTCAGCCCTCAACTGCTTTCTCAACGTGCTCCACACTGTTACCCGTGGCAGGCGTCCCCGGAGAAGGCCCGGGCTGGTGGTTCTGGGCTTCAGCTGCACACTGATGCCATCTGGGGGCCTCTACCCACTCCCCGATGTCACACCTCAGGCCACCCATCCCTGAGGGGTCCCAGGTGGCATATTTTTAACCTCCCCATTTGATTCCAGCACATAGCCGAAGGTGAAGAAACACgctccttaggaaaaaaaaaaaaatgtgattccgGAAACTGTTGGTTCAGCCAGGACCGTGGGTGGGTGGAGGCAGTTGTGAGTGACAGTGTGAGAGTCACACacagtgaaagaggaagaggTTGTTCAGCACTGTAGACAGGCTTCCTCGCCCCCGGCGCTGTTCCAGTTCCGGCCAGATGAGTTTTGTCGCGGGAGCTTCTCTGTGCACTGTAGGAGAGTTAGCAGCAGTCTTGGCCTTAACCTGTTAGATGCGAATAGTAAACCCTTCCCACAGCAGCTGTGACAACCCAAGCAGTCTCCAGACATCGGCAAATGACCCTGAGGCAGGGGAACAAAATCACCCCTGTGTGCGAGCTACAGGTACAAACTAACTACTAACTGCTTTGTTGCGTATTTATAGGTCACAACAAGCACTTTTCTAAATTTGACTGAGTGGCTAAGGATGCTAGACGCAGGTCAGTGTCTTGGTGAGGGACACACAGGACTGCACCACACACAGGATGCGTAGGACGTGGTGGGTGAGTCCAGACAGAATCACAGAAACTAGATTAGGCAAGTTCAAGGAGTTAACATGAGTCAGTGgcgcgtgcgtgcatgctaagtcactgctgtcgtgtccagctctttgcaatcctatggactatagcccgccagactcctctgtccaaggaattctccaggcaaggatgctgaagtgggtcgccatgccctgctccaggcgatcttcccgacccagggatcgacacCAGTCGTTTATATTTCCTGCACTGAAAGGCAAGTTTGTAatcactagcgccccctgggaagcccgagTCGGTGGTCAAACCTAAGAAAGACGACCAAATTAACAAAACCCCAAAGCCAGATGAAAATAGCAAAGCCGGAGGCAAGCGGAGGGTTGTCACAGATGAAGGCTGATGATGACCAGGAGCTGGGAAGAGGGAAACAGTCAGAGAAGGAGCTCTGGGGCATTCTGCGCATGGAAGAACCACAACAAGCCGTGTCTGAGGACAGAATCGAGACGGTGCCTAGCTGGCCCAGGCGGAGGAAGGAAGCTGGAGGCAGGAAGCGGAGCCTAGCGCCCCGCCCGCCTGCTGCCGAAACCGCCTCCAGTCCCCACAGGGCCGCCCTCCCGCAATCAGAGCTCGGGGCAGACGCCGGCGGAGAAACCGCTCCGGAGCCGAGCACAGCCTATCTCCCGGGCACCTGTGGGGGCCTTGAACCCGCCCTGTGACCAGCCTCCCCAGCCTCCGGGGCCCAcgaggaagagcctctggaacGGCCCCTCCAGACAACACCCCCAAAGCACAAAGAACCAGTTGGGGCCCTCGAGGGACCCTGGAGCCAGGCACCCTGCTCACCCTCCACCCTTCCCCTTCCCAAGCCCTGTCCCCTGCGCTCACGTGGCCCCCTGCCTGGTACCGCCCTATCCCCTCACATTCCTCCTGAGCCCCTAGGGGTCTTCTGCTTATGCCCACCTCTGAGCGCCGGCAGACTCGGACTCAGTCCCGGACCTCTTCTAAACGCTGTGCCCAAAGCCCGAGTCTGCCCTCCCCCGCTCAGATCATCCTCTGACTGTCCTCCGCTGAACCGAGAAGTCCAGCGTCCCCACACCCTCCCTGCTCCCGCGTCTGCCCCCGCCAGCCCCGTCCCCCTGCACTCAGAGACTCCAGCCGCCTCTGGCTTCTCCCACCAAAAAGATCAAAGCGACATCCACCCTTCACAGTCTGAAGCCCTCGCTTGGTTTCTAAGCGACTCTGGGAAACAGCGCTTTGCTGGCTTCTCTGTGTCTCCCACCGGCGGGGAGCAGAAACCCGGAGGACCATCTGCAGCCTTGCTGCACCTCGTCGCTGGTACTTAGTACTCAGAGGAGTCTTACTGCTTGCTGAGTACTCTCTTAAGTGCGTTAGTATGAATTACCTTCTTCTGTTCTCACAAAGGAGCTGCTTTATGCTATTGTTTATAACAATGATATCATAGCAATATAAGTAGCACTATTTGTTACCCTCTTTTCACAGTCGAGAATATTGAATCAAGAGTACTCAGAAACGTCAGGGAACGTCTTCAAAGTTCCATAGTTGGAAAATGGGGAGATTCACACTCAAACGGTTTCCCCACAGCCACCACTGCGCGGCGGGCACGGTAATGAGAGCCTTTTTTAAAGGGATTAATCCAGCTGCCGGCTGGATACCGCAGAGAGCGAAGCCCGTGCTGCTGCAGATCCTCGGGGCTTTGTCGCAGAGACACAGTGAACAGAGGTGAGTGTGGGGCTTGGCTGGAGTGGACGCAGGGTGGGGACCAGCCTGGGCCGCAGAGACAGCTTCACAGACATGCTGACTCTGCCGGGATCGCTGCTGCTCACCTTCacctgttgtttggttgctaagtcgggcccagttctttgcgaccctatgggactgtagcccaccaggctcctccgtccatgggattctccaggcaagaacactggagtgggttgccgtttccttctccaggggatcttccccacccagggatggaaccaatgtctcctgccttgacaggaggattctttaccactgagccacctgggaagctgagtgGGAATGTCAGCACTTCGGTCATGGGAAGGCGAGACAAGCCAGGGTGGCAGGGTCTTGTAGCACCCAGCACAAGTCACAAAATAAAGGCAGGAGAGGGGCTCCTGGTTCAGAAAAACTAGGCGGACACCAGGATCCTGCAGGGCTGAGCCGAGGCCCCAGCCTGAAGTCAGAGGCATGGGGCGAGCGCAGAAGCTGGTGGCAGCAGGGCAGAGATTCTGCCTTGCCCAGATAGAGCATCGTCACTGGTCCGAGACGCTGGGCCAGCCTGCCCGGGGCCCAAGGCAAGAGGGAGAAGACCAGATTGACACCAGCCTCGGGGCACAGCTCCCGAGCCTCCCGTTCAGAGGAGCCACCCAACAGCCCACTTGGGATCCTGGACCCCCAGCGGGGGCTGCACTGTTTCCATTCAAAGCGTGTGTGAACAGCAGGGGAGTGGGGCTGGCGCCTCTGGGAGAGAACGTGTGAGAAGAAGGTGATCACCCTGCACCTGAGGCTCTAGAGTCTCCATCTAACGCCCTGAACAAGCACTCCAgccacctccctctcccttcaAACAGCTCAGAGCCTGCCTGGAACTCACCCGCATGGGCTCATCGGGGAATCCGGGTTTGCTCGGCCTGTCCTGGCGCCGGGATCTCAGGAGCTGCTTGGCCTGCTTTTCCGTCAGAATGGGAGAGGCCCCTGAAAAAGTCAGgaaggacctcagggactctcaggCACCCCCATCCACGTGCCATTTCGCCGTCCAAGGCCAAGCATTTGCAAGTCCAATTTGGGTCCGCACACAAAAGTTCTTTCACAGAGACCTGTCTCAGAGGGCttggctttcccaaaggctcagAGAGGAATTTTTAATTGCCCCTAAGATGGCTAAGGCTGCATAACTAAGACGTATTTACCTACTGCGATGACCCATTCCTCTAAAAGTGGCCATTACTTTAATGGATATATTTCTTTAAACACATTTCCTTCAGGTTCCTGATCAGTGTGTGTCTTATCCCTCAGGGTTGCTTTGGTGAGATTCTTTCAAAGCCTCAACACACTAAATCAAGTTTAAATTGTTACTAGAAGGTTCCCCCATGACAAGAAGATTATGTTAAACTTGGTAAGCACCCACGATCCCTCAAAACAGATATTATAGTTAAAGTAAATCAAATTTTGATAATCACACACAAACTCTAAAAGATATTATCATAATAAAAGTAtatcaagggaattccctggtggtcagtggttaggacttccactttcactgcagggaactccaggttcaatccctggccggggaactaagatcccacaagccaggcaGCACAGCACCCTCCCCCCAAAAGAGGTGAAAAAAATGTATGTCAAATTTTAAGATTGATCAGCATTTTTGAGAATTAGTATTCTAAtacatttaaagattttaaaaaaaaaatttatccctTATGATAGCAATTCTGGGAGCCCGCTCTTAAGGAAAAAAGAGCATTGACTTATTGTGTATTAGatattatttgaaattctgaaaaaaatactttaaaaatataaaatagatttagTCCAGTTTATCTTGTCAGCATAGAAATAGGTTTCGGGAGTTAATGCTCACCTGAGAAGAAAATCAGCAAGGTGAGAGACAGCGCAAGCACAAAGAACCCCTTCATCCTGCTGGGCCCTCTCTGCCTGTCGCAGAATGAATCCCCCCACAGAGAGCCAGCCTACTTGAAGGAAGCCACATCCGGCCCAAACGCTGTGTGTTCTTTGACTCACAGCGCTCACAGCATGATGCAAA
Coding sequences within it:
- the C19H17orf67 gene encoding uncharacterized protein C17orf67 homolog; amino-acid sequence: MKGFFVLALSLTLLIFFSGASPILTEKQAKQLLRSRRQDRPSKPGFPDEPMREYMHHLLLLEHRAEEQFLEHWLNPHCKPHCDRNLVHPI